A single window of Malus sylvestris chromosome 5, drMalSylv7.2, whole genome shotgun sequence DNA harbors:
- the LOC126621861 gene encoding phosphatidylinositol/phosphatidylcholine transfer protein SFH3-like isoform X4 codes for MSGADVDQNLKPDGNSEDERKTRLGSFKKAANMITNSFNKGRRNSKVMSFPMEDDIDAEELKAAQEFRQKLLSEELLPSKHDDTHMLLRFLRARKFDVEKTKQMWSDMLQWRQEYGADTIMEDFEFKEVDEVLKYYPQGHHGVDKDGRPVYIEKLGQVDSNKLMQATTMDRYVRYHVREFERTFICKFPACSVAAKKHIDQSTTILDVQGVGLTSLNKSARELIQRLQKVDGDNYPETLNRMFIINAGSGFRLLWNTVKSFLDPKTTAKINVLGNQYQSKLLEIIEATELPEFLGGSCTCADKGGCMLSDKGPWNDTEIIKMVQSIHEAKCASNNLSGDLEEKQEKQEEKILEEEKKISEDETKVSEEETKFSKEETKVSEEKLIPEDAKACTNRMDSFCSDTFLEAETYSDHLSSLPEELLTPRMYPMGYDDVDSMVCKGTEREAERLNAALNRLSALEKELSSTKQVETQKEEKLKAALDRINALEQELTEAKKALEEARLKQEELLASVDKEKKFSLFCW; via the exons ATGTCTGGAGCTGATGTTGACCAAAACCTTAAACCTG ATGGGAACTCTGAGGACGAGAGGAAAACAAGGCTTGGGTCTTTCAAGAAGGCAGCAAACATGATTACAAACTCCTTCAATAAGGGTCGAAGGAACAGTAAAGTAATGTCTTTCCCTATGGAGGACGACATTGATGCCGAGGAGCTCAAGGCAGCTCAGGAATTCCGGCAAAAACTTCTTTCGGAAGAACTACTGCCCTCGAAACATGACGATACTCATATGTTGCTAAG ATTTTTAAGGGCCCGGAAATTTGATGTTGAGAAAACAAAGCAAATGTGGTCTGACATGCTCCAATGGAGGCAGGAATATGGTGCTGACACTATTATGGAG GACTTTGAGTTCAAGGAAGTCGATGAAGTCTTGAAATACTATCCACAAGGGCATCATGGAGTTGATAAGGATGGACGGCCTGTCTACATTGAGAAACTGGGTCAAGTCGATTCTAATAAGCTGATGCAAGCAACAACAATGGACCGGTATGTAAGGTACCACGTACGGGAGTTTGAGAGGACCTTTATCTGTAAATTCCCTGCCTGTTCCGTTGCAGCAAAAAAGCACATCGATCAGAGTACCACTATTCTTGATGTCCAAGGAGTG GGGCTTACAAGTTTAAATAAATCTGCAAGGGAACTCATCCAGCGCCTTCAGAAGGTTGATGGTGACAATTATCCTGAG ACCCTGAACCGTATGTTCATCATCAATGCTGGTTCTGGATTTAGGCTCTTATGGAACACTGTCAAATCTTTCCTTGATCCCAAGACCACTGCGAAAATCAAT GTTCTGGGAAATCAATATCAGAGCAAGTTGCTTGAAATAATTGAGGCCAC TGAGCTACCAGAGTTTTTGGGTGGTAGTTGCACTTGTGCTGATAAGGGTGGTTGCATGCTCTCTGATAAGGGCCCATGGAATGATACAGAAATAATCAAG ATGGTTCAGAGTATTCATGAGGCCAAATGCGCAAGCAACAATTTATCAGGCGATCTGGAGGAGAAACAGGAGAAACAGGAggagaaaatattggaagaggAGAAGAAAATATCTGAAGACGAGACGAAAGTCTCTGAAGAGGAGACTAAATTCTCTAAAGAGGAGACAAAAGTTTCTGAAGAGAAGTTAATCCCCGAAGACGCGAAGGCTTGCACAAAC AGAATGGATTCTTTCTGCTCAGATACGTTTTTAGAGGCTGAAACTTACTCAGACCATCTCTCTTCTTTGCCTGAAGAA CTTTTAACTCCGAGAATGTATCCGATGGGATATGACGATGTTGATTCAATGGTTTGCAAGGGAACTGAGAGAGAGGCAGAAAGGCTGAACGCTGCTCTCAATCGACTCAGTGCCTTGGAAAAAGAGCTGTCTTCAACCAAGCAA GTTGAGACGCAGAAAGAAGAAAAGCTAAAGGCTGCTCTTGACCGCATCAATGCTTTGGAACAAGAGCTGACAGAAGCCAAGAAG gcacTGGAGGAAGCCCGTCTTAAACAAGAGGAGCTTCTAGCCTCTGTCGACaaggaaaagaaattt AGCTTATTCTGTTGGTGA
- the LOC126621861 gene encoding phosphatidylinositol/phosphatidylcholine transfer protein SFH3-like isoform X3 gives MFGGHGFRFLVSVPYIFDRRISRFDVLDKKNSKQLDGNSEDERKTRLGSFKKAANMITNSFNKGRRNSKVMSFPMEDDIDAEELKAAQEFRQKLLSEELLPSKHDDTHMLLRFLRARKFDVEKTKQMWSDMLQWRQEYGADTIMEDFEFKEVDEVLKYYPQGHHGVDKDGRPVYIEKLGQVDSNKLMQATTMDRYVRYHVREFERTFICKFPACSVAAKKHIDQSTTILDVQGVGLTSLNKSARELIQRLQKVDGDNYPETLNRMFIINAGSGFRLLWNTVKSFLDPKTTAKINVLGNQYQSKLLEIIEATELPEFLGGSCTCADKGGCMLSDKGPWNDTEIIKMVQSIHEAKCASNNLSGDLEEKQEKQEEKILEEEKKISEDETKVSEEETKFSKEETKVSEEKLIPEDAKACTNRMDSFCSDTFLEAETYSDHLSSLPEELLTPRMYPMGYDDVDSMVCKGTEREAERLNAALNRLSALEKELSSTKQVETQKEEKLKAALDRINALEQELTEAKKALEEARLKQEELLASVDKEKKFSLFCW, from the exons ATGTTTGGAGGTCATGGATTCAGATTTTTGGTTTCAGTCCCATACATTTTTGACAGAAGAATATCAAGATTTGATGTCCTTGATAAAAAAAACTCAAAGCAGCTAG ATGGGAACTCTGAGGACGAGAGGAAAACAAGGCTTGGGTCTTTCAAGAAGGCAGCAAACATGATTACAAACTCCTTCAATAAGGGTCGAAGGAACAGTAAAGTAATGTCTTTCCCTATGGAGGACGACATTGATGCCGAGGAGCTCAAGGCAGCTCAGGAATTCCGGCAAAAACTTCTTTCGGAAGAACTACTGCCCTCGAAACATGACGATACTCATATGTTGCTAAG ATTTTTAAGGGCCCGGAAATTTGATGTTGAGAAAACAAAGCAAATGTGGTCTGACATGCTCCAATGGAGGCAGGAATATGGTGCTGACACTATTATGGAG GACTTTGAGTTCAAGGAAGTCGATGAAGTCTTGAAATACTATCCACAAGGGCATCATGGAGTTGATAAGGATGGACGGCCTGTCTACATTGAGAAACTGGGTCAAGTCGATTCTAATAAGCTGATGCAAGCAACAACAATGGACCGGTATGTAAGGTACCACGTACGGGAGTTTGAGAGGACCTTTATCTGTAAATTCCCTGCCTGTTCCGTTGCAGCAAAAAAGCACATCGATCAGAGTACCACTATTCTTGATGTCCAAGGAGTG GGGCTTACAAGTTTAAATAAATCTGCAAGGGAACTCATCCAGCGCCTTCAGAAGGTTGATGGTGACAATTATCCTGAG ACCCTGAACCGTATGTTCATCATCAATGCTGGTTCTGGATTTAGGCTCTTATGGAACACTGTCAAATCTTTCCTTGATCCCAAGACCACTGCGAAAATCAAT GTTCTGGGAAATCAATATCAGAGCAAGTTGCTTGAAATAATTGAGGCCAC TGAGCTACCAGAGTTTTTGGGTGGTAGTTGCACTTGTGCTGATAAGGGTGGTTGCATGCTCTCTGATAAGGGCCCATGGAATGATACAGAAATAATCAAG ATGGTTCAGAGTATTCATGAGGCCAAATGCGCAAGCAACAATTTATCAGGCGATCTGGAGGAGAAACAGGAGAAACAGGAggagaaaatattggaagaggAGAAGAAAATATCTGAAGACGAGACGAAAGTCTCTGAAGAGGAGACTAAATTCTCTAAAGAGGAGACAAAAGTTTCTGAAGAGAAGTTAATCCCCGAAGACGCGAAGGCTTGCACAAAC AGAATGGATTCTTTCTGCTCAGATACGTTTTTAGAGGCTGAAACTTACTCAGACCATCTCTCTTCTTTGCCTGAAGAA CTTTTAACTCCGAGAATGTATCCGATGGGATATGACGATGTTGATTCAATGGTTTGCAAGGGAACTGAGAGAGAGGCAGAAAGGCTGAACGCTGCTCTCAATCGACTCAGTGCCTTGGAAAAAGAGCTGTCTTCAACCAAGCAA GTTGAGACGCAGAAAGAAGAAAAGCTAAAGGCTGCTCTTGACCGCATCAATGCTTTGGAACAAGAGCTGACAGAAGCCAAGAAG gcacTGGAGGAAGCCCGTCTTAAACAAGAGGAGCTTCTAGCCTCTGTCGACaaggaaaagaaattt AGCTTATTCTGTTGGTGA
- the LOC126621861 gene encoding phosphatidylinositol/phosphatidylcholine transfer protein SFH3-like isoform X2, translating to MYLPPCLGLLIVAEEGRSAVWDPSTTMFGGHGFRFLVSVPYIFDRRISRFDVLDKKNSKQLDGNSEDERKTRLGSFKKAANMITNSFNKGRRNSKVMSFPMEDDIDAEELKAAQEFRQKLLSEELLPSKHDDTHMLLRFLRARKFDVEKTKQMWSDMLQWRQEYGADTIMEDFEFKEVDEVLKYYPQGHHGVDKDGRPVYIEKLGQVDSNKLMQATTMDRYVRYHVREFERTFICKFPACSVAAKKHIDQSTTILDVQGVGLTSLNKSARELIQRLQKVDGDNYPETLNRMFIINAGSGFRLLWNTVKSFLDPKTTAKINVLGNQYQSKLLEIIEATELPEFLGGSCTCADKGGCMLSDKGPWNDTEIIKMVQSIHEAKCASNNLSGDLEEKQEKQEEKILEEEKKISEDETKVSEEETKFSKEETKVSEEKLIPEDAKACTNRMDSFCSDTFLEAETYSDHLSSLPEELLTPRMYPMGYDDVDSMVCKGTEREAERLNAALNRLSALEKELSSTKQVETQKEEKLKAALDRINALEQELTEAKKALEEARLKQEELLASVDKEKKFSLFCW from the exons ATGTACCTTCCTCCATGCCTTGGTCTCCTTATTGTGGCTGAGGAGGGGAGGAGTGCAG TTTGGGATCCATCAACCACCATGTTTGGAGGTCATGGATTCAGATTTTTGGTTTCAGTCCCATACATTTTTGACAGAAGAATATCAAGATTTGATGTCCTTGATAAAAAAAACTCAAAGCAGCTAG ATGGGAACTCTGAGGACGAGAGGAAAACAAGGCTTGGGTCTTTCAAGAAGGCAGCAAACATGATTACAAACTCCTTCAATAAGGGTCGAAGGAACAGTAAAGTAATGTCTTTCCCTATGGAGGACGACATTGATGCCGAGGAGCTCAAGGCAGCTCAGGAATTCCGGCAAAAACTTCTTTCGGAAGAACTACTGCCCTCGAAACATGACGATACTCATATGTTGCTAAG ATTTTTAAGGGCCCGGAAATTTGATGTTGAGAAAACAAAGCAAATGTGGTCTGACATGCTCCAATGGAGGCAGGAATATGGTGCTGACACTATTATGGAG GACTTTGAGTTCAAGGAAGTCGATGAAGTCTTGAAATACTATCCACAAGGGCATCATGGAGTTGATAAGGATGGACGGCCTGTCTACATTGAGAAACTGGGTCAAGTCGATTCTAATAAGCTGATGCAAGCAACAACAATGGACCGGTATGTAAGGTACCACGTACGGGAGTTTGAGAGGACCTTTATCTGTAAATTCCCTGCCTGTTCCGTTGCAGCAAAAAAGCACATCGATCAGAGTACCACTATTCTTGATGTCCAAGGAGTG GGGCTTACAAGTTTAAATAAATCTGCAAGGGAACTCATCCAGCGCCTTCAGAAGGTTGATGGTGACAATTATCCTGAG ACCCTGAACCGTATGTTCATCATCAATGCTGGTTCTGGATTTAGGCTCTTATGGAACACTGTCAAATCTTTCCTTGATCCCAAGACCACTGCGAAAATCAAT GTTCTGGGAAATCAATATCAGAGCAAGTTGCTTGAAATAATTGAGGCCAC TGAGCTACCAGAGTTTTTGGGTGGTAGTTGCACTTGTGCTGATAAGGGTGGTTGCATGCTCTCTGATAAGGGCCCATGGAATGATACAGAAATAATCAAG ATGGTTCAGAGTATTCATGAGGCCAAATGCGCAAGCAACAATTTATCAGGCGATCTGGAGGAGAAACAGGAGAAACAGGAggagaaaatattggaagaggAGAAGAAAATATCTGAAGACGAGACGAAAGTCTCTGAAGAGGAGACTAAATTCTCTAAAGAGGAGACAAAAGTTTCTGAAGAGAAGTTAATCCCCGAAGACGCGAAGGCTTGCACAAAC AGAATGGATTCTTTCTGCTCAGATACGTTTTTAGAGGCTGAAACTTACTCAGACCATCTCTCTTCTTTGCCTGAAGAA CTTTTAACTCCGAGAATGTATCCGATGGGATATGACGATGTTGATTCAATGGTTTGCAAGGGAACTGAGAGAGAGGCAGAAAGGCTGAACGCTGCTCTCAATCGACTCAGTGCCTTGGAAAAAGAGCTGTCTTCAACCAAGCAA GTTGAGACGCAGAAAGAAGAAAAGCTAAAGGCTGCTCTTGACCGCATCAATGCTTTGGAACAAGAGCTGACAGAAGCCAAGAAG gcacTGGAGGAAGCCCGTCTTAAACAAGAGGAGCTTCTAGCCTCTGTCGACaaggaaaagaaattt AGCTTATTCTGTTGGTGA
- the LOC126621861 gene encoding phosphatidylinositol/phosphatidylcholine transfer protein SFH3-like isoform X1, which translates to MYLPPCLGLLIVAEEGRSAVWDPSTTMFGGHGFRFLVSVPYIFDRRISRFDVLDKKNSKQLDGNSEDERKTRLGSFKKAANMITNSFNKGRRNSKVMSFPMEDDIDAEELKAAQEFRQKLLSEELLPSKHDDTHMLLRFLRARKFDVEKTKQMWSDMLQWRQEYGADTIMEDFEFKEVDEVLKYYPQGHHGVDKDGRPVYIEKLGQVDSNKLMQATTMDRYVRYHVREFERTFICKFPACSVAAKKHIDQSTTILDVQGVGLTSLNKSARELIQRLQKVDGDNYPETLNRMFIINAGSGFRLLWNTVKSFLDPKTTAKINVLGNQYQSKLLEIIEATQLPEFLGGSCTCADKGGCMLSDKGPWNDTEIIKMVQSIHEAKCASNNLSGDLEEKQEKQEEKILEEEKKISEDETKVSEEETKFSKEETKVSEEKLIPEDAKACTNRMDSFCSDTFLEAETYSDHLSSLPEELLTPRMYPMGYDDVDSMVCKGTEREAERLNAALNRLSALEKELSSTKQVETQKEEKLKAALDRINALEQELTEAKKALEEARLKQEELLASVDKEKKFSLFCW; encoded by the exons ATGTACCTTCCTCCATGCCTTGGTCTCCTTATTGTGGCTGAGGAGGGGAGGAGTGCAG TTTGGGATCCATCAACCACCATGTTTGGAGGTCATGGATTCAGATTTTTGGTTTCAGTCCCATACATTTTTGACAGAAGAATATCAAGATTTGATGTCCTTGATAAAAAAAACTCAAAGCAGCTAG ATGGGAACTCTGAGGACGAGAGGAAAACAAGGCTTGGGTCTTTCAAGAAGGCAGCAAACATGATTACAAACTCCTTCAATAAGGGTCGAAGGAACAGTAAAGTAATGTCTTTCCCTATGGAGGACGACATTGATGCCGAGGAGCTCAAGGCAGCTCAGGAATTCCGGCAAAAACTTCTTTCGGAAGAACTACTGCCCTCGAAACATGACGATACTCATATGTTGCTAAG ATTTTTAAGGGCCCGGAAATTTGATGTTGAGAAAACAAAGCAAATGTGGTCTGACATGCTCCAATGGAGGCAGGAATATGGTGCTGACACTATTATGGAG GACTTTGAGTTCAAGGAAGTCGATGAAGTCTTGAAATACTATCCACAAGGGCATCATGGAGTTGATAAGGATGGACGGCCTGTCTACATTGAGAAACTGGGTCAAGTCGATTCTAATAAGCTGATGCAAGCAACAACAATGGACCGGTATGTAAGGTACCACGTACGGGAGTTTGAGAGGACCTTTATCTGTAAATTCCCTGCCTGTTCCGTTGCAGCAAAAAAGCACATCGATCAGAGTACCACTATTCTTGATGTCCAAGGAGTG GGGCTTACAAGTTTAAATAAATCTGCAAGGGAACTCATCCAGCGCCTTCAGAAGGTTGATGGTGACAATTATCCTGAG ACCCTGAACCGTATGTTCATCATCAATGCTGGTTCTGGATTTAGGCTCTTATGGAACACTGTCAAATCTTTCCTTGATCCCAAGACCACTGCGAAAATCAAT GTTCTGGGAAATCAATATCAGAGCAAGTTGCTTGAAATAATTGAGGCCACGCAA CTACCAGAGTTTTTGGGTGGTAGTTGCACTTGTGCTGATAAGGGTGGTTGCATGCTCTCTGATAAGGGCCCATGGAATGATACAGAAATAATCAAG ATGGTTCAGAGTATTCATGAGGCCAAATGCGCAAGCAACAATTTATCAGGCGATCTGGAGGAGAAACAGGAGAAACAGGAggagaaaatattggaagaggAGAAGAAAATATCTGAAGACGAGACGAAAGTCTCTGAAGAGGAGACTAAATTCTCTAAAGAGGAGACAAAAGTTTCTGAAGAGAAGTTAATCCCCGAAGACGCGAAGGCTTGCACAAAC AGAATGGATTCTTTCTGCTCAGATACGTTTTTAGAGGCTGAAACTTACTCAGACCATCTCTCTTCTTTGCCTGAAGAA CTTTTAACTCCGAGAATGTATCCGATGGGATATGACGATGTTGATTCAATGGTTTGCAAGGGAACTGAGAGAGAGGCAGAAAGGCTGAACGCTGCTCTCAATCGACTCAGTGCCTTGGAAAAAGAGCTGTCTTCAACCAAGCAA GTTGAGACGCAGAAAGAAGAAAAGCTAAAGGCTGCTCTTGACCGCATCAATGCTTTGGAACAAGAGCTGACAGAAGCCAAGAAG gcacTGGAGGAAGCCCGTCTTAAACAAGAGGAGCTTCTAGCCTCTGTCGACaaggaaaagaaattt AGCTTATTCTGTTGGTGA